In the Deltaproteobacteria bacterium genome, one interval contains:
- a CDS encoding potassium channel protein encodes MNIQSRLRAVVAAILSVVLYGSIGYYLIFWGEQSFLSCVYMTVISITSVGYGEVIPVSGHPGAQIYTMLVITFGLGVITYGISTLTALIVEGEVSGILRKRGMEKKIAKMHGHIIVCGGGQTGRHVVTELVKNREPAVLIEKDQDQIDHILTLVDVPYIQDDATEDENLIKAGIERAAGIVISLPSDKDNLYITMTARMLAPTIRIISRMTNSRLEAKLRKAGANGVVSPNAIGALRMASEMVRPTAVTFLDKMLRSTTQTLRIHEIHISAESPLAGKPLHQSKLRERFGVMVLGLEPRGTETMVFNPPADYILEPGTILVVMGEMDRIAEARKHS; translated from the coding sequence ATGAACATCCAGTCAAGGCTTCGGGCCGTGGTGGCCGCCATCCTCTCCGTGGTGCTCTACGGCTCCATCGGTTACTACCTCATTTTCTGGGGCGAGCAATCTTTCCTAAGCTGCGTCTACATGACGGTTATCTCCATAACCTCGGTGGGTTACGGCGAGGTCATACCTGTATCGGGGCATCCGGGCGCACAGATTTACACAATGCTGGTCATCACCTTCGGCCTGGGGGTGATCACCTACGGCATATCCACATTGACGGCCCTCATCGTGGAGGGCGAAGTCTCCGGCATACTACGGAAACGCGGCATGGAAAAGAAAATCGCAAAGATGCACGGCCACATCATCGTCTGCGGCGGCGGCCAGACCGGACGCCACGTTGTCACCGAACTCGTCAAAAACAGGGAACCGGCGGTTCTGATCGAAAAGGACCAGGACCAGATCGACCACATCCTGACCCTGGTGGACGTGCCATATATCCAGGACGACGCCACGGAGGACGAAAATCTCATCAAGGCGGGCATCGAGCGGGCCGCCGGGATCGTGATCTCGCTTCCCTCGGACAAGGACAACCTCTACATCACCATGACAGCCCGGATGCTGGCCCCCACCATACGCATCATAAGCCGCATGACCAACTCGAGGCTGGAAGCCAAGCTCAGGAAGGCGGGCGCAAACGGCGTGGTTTCCCCCAACGCCATAGGCGCGCTGCGCATGGCGAGCGAAATGGTGCGGCCCACAGCCGTCACCTTTTTGGACAAAATGCTCCGAAGCACCACCCAGACCCTTCGCATCCACGAAATCCACATCTCAGCCGAATCCCCCCTGGCCGGAAAACCCCTGCACCAGTCGAAACTCCGGGAGCGCTTCGGAGTGATGGTCCTTGGCCTGGAGCCCAGGGGCACGGAAACCATGGTGTTCAACCCGCCCGCGGATTACATCCTGGAGCCGGGAACCATTCTGGTGGTCATGGGCGAGATGGATCGTATCGCCGAGGCCCGCAAACACTCATAG
- a CDS encoding site-2 protease family protein, protein MNPILEIPISLAVLMMSASVHEASHALAAYRMGDPTAKLKGRLTINPLKHIDLLGSLALPLLLILIHGPIFGWAKPVPAVPAYFYDRRKGEIMVSLAGVAANLGLAVAAGIFLRILELAAILGGAFGAVVYDHVLPFFILVIRINFILLIINLIPIPPLDGHKALAAILPRSFKQAGIYVQAAGLALFVFLFAIFKLDGVLSDILKPLATLIFGSRVLDALTGMR, encoded by the coding sequence ATGAACCCGATCTTAGAGATCCCCATATCCCTCGCTGTCTTGATGATGAGTGCAAGCGTTCATGAAGCCTCTCATGCCCTGGCCGCGTACAGAATGGGTGACCCGACGGCCAAACTCAAGGGCCGGCTCACCATTAACCCCTTGAAGCACATTGATCTTTTGGGAAGCCTGGCCCTTCCCCTTTTACTCATCTTGATTCACGGGCCGATCTTTGGCTGGGCCAAGCCGGTACCCGCAGTTCCCGCCTATTTTTATGACCGCCGCAAGGGGGAGATCATGGTGTCCTTGGCCGGGGTCGCGGCCAATCTGGGGCTTGCGGTGGCAGCAGGAATTTTTCTGCGGATACTTGAGCTGGCGGCCATTTTGGGAGGAGCTTTTGGAGCGGTAGTTTATGACCATGTCCTGCCATTTTTCATACTCGTAATACGCATCAACTTCATCCTTTTAATAATCAACCTAATTCCTATTCCGCCCTTGGACGGCCACAAGGCGCTTGCCGCCATCCTTCCCCGCTCGTTCAAGCAGGCCGGAATATACGTCCAGGCCGCAGGCCTGGCCCTTTTTGTTTTCCTTTTCGCAATATTTAAGCTGGACGGCGTTCTCTCCGACATTCTAAAGCCGCTGGCCACCCTGATATTCGGAAGCCGTGTATTGGATGCACTTACAGGAATGAGATAG
- the trpS gene encoding tryptophan--tRNA ligase, with amino-acid sequence MAKKRILSGMRPTGALHLGNLHGALANWKSMQDEYDCFFFVADWHALTTGWEDTGNVAASIGEMVTDWLAVGLSPEKCTLFVQSHIKEHAELFLLLSMLTPVPWLERNPTYKDQMIQLEDKDLSTFGFLGYPVLQAADIIMYKAHGVPVGVDQVPHVELTREIVRRFNNFYGQVFVEPQAVLTETPKILGLDRRKMSKSYQNAIFLSDPADVIVKRVGEMITDPARMRKSDPGDPDICNVFSFHKMYSDAATVEEVNRECRVAGIGCVACKKRMAANLAAWLAPITEERMKIASKPGFVEEVIADGDARARKTAQETMEQVRSAMKI; translated from the coding sequence ATGGCGAAAAAACGAATCCTAAGCGGCATGAGGCCCACCGGGGCGCTTCATCTTGGCAACCTCCACGGGGCGCTCGCCAACTGGAAATCCATGCAGGACGAGTATGACTGCTTCTTTTTCGTGGCCGACTGGCACGCCCTCACCACGGGCTGGGAGGACACCGGCAACGTGGCGGCAAGCATAGGCGAGATGGTCACCGACTGGCTGGCCGTGGGGCTGTCGCCCGAAAAATGCACCCTTTTCGTGCAGAGCCACATAAAGGAGCACGCCGAGCTCTTCCTGCTTCTCAGTATGCTGACCCCAGTACCCTGGCTGGAGCGCAACCCAACCTACAAGGACCAGATGATCCAGCTCGAAGACAAGGACCTGTCCACCTTCGGATTTCTGGGCTACCCGGTTCTCCAGGCCGCCGACATAATCATGTACAAGGCCCACGGAGTGCCGGTGGGCGTGGACCAGGTGCCCCACGTGGAGCTTACCCGCGAAATAGTGCGCCGCTTCAACAACTTCTACGGCCAGGTCTTCGTGGAGCCCCAGGCGGTTCTCACGGAAACCCCCAAGATTCTGGGCCTCGACCGCCGCAAGATGAGCAAGAGCTACCAGAACGCAATCTTCCTTTCGGACCCGGCGGACGTCATCGTCAAAAGGGTGGGGGAGATGATCACGGACCCGGCGAGGATGCGCAAATCCGACCCCGGCGACCCGGACATCTGCAACGTCTTCTCCTTCCACAAGATGTACTCGGACGCGGCCACGGTGGAGGAGGTCAACCGGGAATGCCGGGTGGCGGGAATAGGCTGCGTGGCCTGCAAGAAGAGGATGGCCGCCAACCTTGCCGCATGGCTCGCTCCCATCACCGAGGAGCGCATGAAGATAGCGTCAAAGCCGGGATTCGTGGAGGAAGTGATTGCCGACGGCGACGCCCGCGCGCGCAAGACCGCCCAGGAGACGATGGAGCAGGTTCGATCAGCCATGAAAATCTAA
- a CDS encoding DUF3015 family protein — protein MKRTATVLLCALVLVSAAGTVCAEQKNTGCGLGAMIFGHNESLVSQVAAAGLNWVFCSQPLGISAGTSECERPEALVRNPRVKDFVASNMDALACDMARGEGEYLDTLAVLLEVPEASRAGFYARLKADFAGIYSKDSITRDEVLSRIELSLKEAA, from the coding sequence ATGAAAAGGACGGCGACTGTGCTGTTGTGCGCGTTGGTGCTGGTTTCGGCGGCGGGGACCGTATGCGCCGAGCAGAAAAACACCGGCTGCGGCCTTGGAGCCATGATCTTCGGGCATAACGAAAGCCTGGTGAGCCAGGTCGCGGCGGCGGGCCTGAACTGGGTCTTCTGCAGCCAGCCCTTGGGCATTTCAGCCGGGACCAGCGAGTGCGAGCGGCCCGAAGCCCTTGTAAGAAACCCAAGGGTGAAGGATTTCGTGGCCTCCAACATGGACGCTTTGGCCTGCGACATGGCGCGCGGCGAAGGCGAATACCTGGATACCCTGGCAGTCCTTCTGGAAGTGCCCGAAGCCTCCCGCGCCGGCTTTTACGCAAGGCTCAAGGCCGATTTCGCGGGGATTTATTCCAAGGACTCCATTACGCGCGACGAGGTGTTAAGCCGCATCGAGCTTTCCCTCAAAGAAGCCGCCTGA
- a CDS encoding site-2 protease family protein, with the protein MDRIIDIVMAVSALVISVSFHEAAHAYAAWRMGDPTAKLMGRITLNPIKHLDPVGSVALPVILSLMGLPAFGWAKPVRVNPANFRELRKGDIIVSLAGVMANLGLAIVTGLFLRLLFLSVDGRQTFSALQLIWRMLPFFITFIYLNLILFVFNLIPVPPLDGGRVVSALFPHSYQAVARHFQAASLALLIILMVTGSLDSFISAVVRPLFIVITGPDVLNAFIQMRYGMG; encoded by the coding sequence ATGGACAGAATAATCGACATCGTCATGGCCGTTTCGGCCCTTGTAATAAGCGTATCGTTTCACGAGGCCGCCCACGCCTACGCAGCCTGGCGTATGGGCGACCCCACGGCCAAGCTCATGGGGCGCATCACCTTGAATCCCATAAAACACCTGGACCCCGTGGGGAGCGTGGCCCTGCCCGTCATTCTCTCCCTCATGGGCCTTCCCGCCTTCGGCTGGGCAAAGCCGGTCCGGGTGAACCCGGCCAATTTCCGGGAACTCCGCAAGGGCGACATAATCGTGTCTCTGGCCGGGGTCATGGCCAACCTTGGGCTTGCAATCGTCACGGGCCTTTTCCTGCGGCTCCTCTTTTTGTCCGTGGACGGACGCCAGACCTTCTCCGCCCTTCAACTGATATGGCGGATGCTGCCCTTTTTCATCACCTTCATATATCTCAATCTCATCCTTTTCGTGTTCAACCTGATTCCCGTGCCGCCCCTGGACGGCGGGCGCGTGGTGTCCGCGCTTTTCCCGCATTCCTATCAGGCGGTGGCCCGCCACTTCCAGGCGGCAAGCCTCGCCCTTCTGATCATTTTAATGGTGACGGGAAGTCTGGACAGCTTCATATCAGCCGTGGTAAGGCCCCTTTTCATCGTCATAACCGGGCCGGACGTCTTGAACGCCTTTATCCAGATGCGTTACGGCATGGGCTGA
- a CDS encoding CBS domain-containing protein, which translates to MGRNRPAGSNTFFNGKTMSPIPRDKSGLTVITTHAGMDFDGFASCLAARKLYPDAMVVLPSIHKGGVRDLIPPGMLDEFTIVSPEDVDLDLVTTLVLVDTRKAGRIGPLARLLPRTDVAVHIFDHHPDAENDIAGNVCHCLPYGATVTILVELLRANSIHVTAEEATVMCLGIYEDTASFTQSSTTPNDLAAAAWLLKKGANLNMVSSLIIKEFSPLQIKLLNELLESMTKKTVHGVEIALAVISTEEYIADFSFLVHKLARMENLDALFVIARMGQTIYIIGRSRLNEVDAGRILAAFGGSGHRQAASAVVKDSDLHKVSQRVERQLLRNVKPRQKAIDIMSTPVIHTGLETTIAEAGRMLTHYNINALVVAEPGVGKKLRLLGYISRQVVEKALQHDLSDAPVSEYMTTDPATVGPDAELAEIQRTVLDHKQRILPVAEHGMLIGVVTRTDLLNIMAGESLRAARDDKADHEYRSRSRTRSVASIMKERLPAHIMDIIENLGRAADEAGVSAYLVGGFVRDLVIGSKNEDVDVVVEGDGPAFAKRAAGRLGGRVHVHEIFGTAVLTLPDGFKVDVASARFEYYQSPASLPEVEKSSLKLDLYRRDFTINTLVIQINPDRFGALLDFFGAQEDLKKKTIQVLHNLSFVEDPTRIFRAIRFEQRFGFTLGKLTASLISNAVKRGFVERLSGRRIMTELRLILSEETPQNPLRRMHQLGLLRLVHPSLVYDDALDARLSRAKNALAWYELLYLNRPFTKWNVVFCVLLHGLGAREAASACRRMEIPPRLNAIFTEDRLDAKKRLGLLERKKDPLPSELYKALSGLSHEMLVYMMAVTEKEPVRQGVSLYITRLSRTSTLLRGNDLKKMGFPAGPLYGKILDALICARLDGHVETLDDEIALAGKIAGDFP; encoded by the coding sequence ATGGGCCGGAACCGGCCTGCGGGCTCCAACACCTTCTTCAACGGGAAAACCATGTCGCCCATTCCCCGCGACAAATCGGGCCTCACCGTCATCACCACCCACGCAGGGATGGACTTCGACGGCTTCGCCTCCTGCCTCGCGGCCCGGAAGCTCTACCCGGACGCGATGGTGGTTCTGCCCTCAATCCACAAGGGCGGGGTGCGCGACCTGATCCCGCCCGGAATGCTGGATGAATTCACCATAGTCAGCCCGGAGGACGTGGACCTGGACCTCGTCACCACCCTTGTTCTGGTTGACACCAGAAAGGCCGGGCGCATAGGCCCCCTGGCGAGGCTTCTTCCCCGCACGGATGTTGCGGTGCACATTTTCGACCACCACCCGGACGCCGAAAACGACATCGCGGGAAACGTCTGCCACTGCCTGCCCTACGGGGCCACCGTCACCATACTGGTGGAGCTTTTGCGGGCGAACAGCATCCACGTCACGGCGGAAGAGGCCACGGTGATGTGCCTTGGCATTTACGAGGACACTGCAAGTTTCACCCAGAGCTCCACAACGCCCAACGATCTTGCAGCCGCCGCCTGGCTCCTTAAAAAAGGGGCCAACCTGAACATGGTTTCAAGCCTCATCATCAAGGAGTTCAGCCCGCTCCAGATAAAGCTTTTGAACGAGCTTCTTGAGTCCATGACCAAGAAGACCGTGCACGGGGTGGAAATCGCACTCGCCGTAATCTCGACAGAGGAATACATCGCCGACTTCTCCTTTCTGGTGCACAAGCTCGCCCGCATGGAGAACCTGGACGCGCTCTTCGTGATCGCCCGCATGGGGCAGACCATTTACATAATAGGGCGAAGCAGGCTGAACGAGGTGGACGCAGGCAGGATTCTCGCGGCCTTCGGCGGCAGCGGGCACAGGCAGGCCGCAAGCGCGGTTGTGAAGGACAGCGACCTCCACAAGGTGTCCCAGAGGGTGGAGCGCCAGCTTTTGCGCAACGTGAAGCCCAGGCAGAAGGCCATCGACATCATGAGCACCCCGGTGATTCACACGGGCCTTGAAACCACCATAGCCGAGGCCGGGCGGATGCTCACCCATTACAACATAAACGCCCTGGTGGTGGCCGAGCCGGGCGTGGGCAAAAAACTCAGGCTTTTGGGCTACATAAGCCGCCAGGTGGTGGAAAAGGCCCTTCAGCACGACCTTTCGGATGCCCCGGTCTCCGAGTACATGACCACGGACCCGGCCACCGTGGGGCCGGACGCCGAGCTCGCCGAAATCCAGCGCACGGTGCTGGATCACAAGCAGCGCATACTCCCCGTGGCGGAGCATGGAATGCTCATAGGGGTGGTCACCCGCACCGACCTTTTGAACATCATGGCGGGGGAATCCCTGCGCGCGGCCAGGGACGACAAGGCCGACCACGAATACCGCTCCCGCAGCCGCACCCGCAGCGTTGCCTCCATCATGAAGGAGCGCCTGCCAGCGCACATCATGGACATAATCGAAAACCTGGGCAGGGCGGCGGATGAGGCCGGGGTTTCGGCCTATCTTGTGGGCGGCTTCGTGCGGGACCTGGTCATCGGCTCCAAAAACGAGGACGTGGACGTGGTGGTGGAGGGTGACGGCCCGGCCTTCGCAAAACGCGCCGCAGGCCGGCTTGGAGGACGGGTCCACGTTCACGAAATCTTCGGAACGGCGGTTCTGACGCTTCCCGACGGCTTCAAGGTGGACGTGGCCTCGGCCCGGTTCGAGTATTACCAGTCGCCCGCAAGCCTTCCCGAAGTGGAGAAAAGCTCGCTGAAACTCGATCTCTACCGCCGGGATTTCACCATCAACACTCTGGTGATCCAGATCAACCCCGACCGCTTCGGCGCGCTCCTGGATTTTTTTGGGGCCCAGGAGGACCTGAAAAAAAAGACCATCCAGGTTCTGCACAACTTAAGTTTCGTGGAAGACCCCACCCGGATTTTCCGGGCCATACGGTTCGAGCAGCGCTTCGGCTTCACCCTGGGAAAGCTCACCGCAAGCCTTATATCCAACGCGGTGAAGCGCGGTTTCGTGGAGCGCCTTTCCGGGCGGAGGATAATGACCGAGCTTCGGCTCATCCTCTCCGAGGAGACCCCCCAGAACCCCCTTCGCCGGATGCACCAGCTGGGGCTCCTGCGCCTGGTCCATCCGTCCCTGGTATACGACGACGCCCTGGACGCGCGGCTTTCGCGGGCCAAGAACGCCCTGGCCTGGTACGAGCTCTTGTACCTCAACCGGCCCTTCACCAAGTGGAACGTGGTCTTTTGCGTGCTTCTCCACGGACTTGGGGCCAGGGAGGCCGCAAGCGCCTGTCGCCGGATGGAGATTCCGCCCAGGCTCAACGCCATTTTTACGGAAGACCGCCTGGATGCGAAAAAAAGGCTGGGCCTTCTTGAGCGGAAAAAAGACCCTCTGCCCAGCGAGCTTTACAAGGCTCTTTCCGGCCTTTCCCACGAGATGCTGGTTTACATGATGGCGGTTACCGAAAAGGAGCCCGTGCGCCAGGGCGTAAGCCTATACATTACAAGGCTTTCCCGCACGAGTACCCTTCTTCGCGGAAACGACCTTAAAAAAATGGGTTTTCCCGCAGGCCCGCTTTACGGAAAAATTCTGGATGCCCTTATCTGCGCCCGCCTGGACGGCCACGTGGAAACGCTGGATGACGAGATCGCCCTGGCCGGAAAAATAGCCGGGGACTTTCCGTAG
- a CDS encoding DUF4105 domain-containing protein → MKKNIAVAVLIPALLFLFLASARSDPNILAGPDAEKSPLHISLDDAKARARAMKLWEDPLWLTLGHFRHGKSLVDDPGFFLSQNGKESPKEELFATLSAIFDPEADKPGSPASRFPARADFLAGRLGLAPEAAPGIRSQAFEEIFAALSPQSVSLVFASSSMNSPASMFGHTFLVADTASGSRLTAGAINYAALTGETFGFGYAAKGLLGYYKGYYSMSPYHEKIKEYADIAHRDLWEYPANLTPPEIRRMMAHLYELNGIYSDYFFVGENCSLGLLFLLDAARPGLDLVGKTGAIVFPSDTVRIAKEAGMIGDGVLRPSAAEKMRQRAQGLAPAERKLAMDAARGRVSPEAVLADPALSGPVKARVLDLAADALGYLYTAEKIGKDDYVSRFRGALSARSLLNADDPGPPAEGVRDDEGRGSPEQGHRASMLAFGWGERDGKGLFRLDITVAGHGLTDPAPGYPLGSQVLAGRLAIEAPEDGSGLSLERLDLLDLVSLSPRDDLFSPVSWKTRAGYKKAVSGDGKRLGMAEIEIGKGLCRRFPGSGLAYVFLGARADAGKGLDGGWALGPTLEAGILARPLPFLTIHVKGGAARFFPDPDHHRESLSIDASWAVSANAAVAADINFSRDYIFSETTAGACVKIYF, encoded by the coding sequence ATGAAAAAAAACATCGCCGTCGCGGTATTGATTCCAGCCCTCTTGTTCCTGTTTCTTGCGTCCGCCCGGTCTGACCCGAACATCCTTGCCGGGCCGGATGCGGAAAAATCCCCACTGCACATATCCCTCGATGACGCCAAGGCCCGCGCCCGCGCCATGAAATTGTGGGAAGACCCCCTATGGCTCACATTGGGTCATTTTCGACACGGAAAGAGCCTGGTTGACGACCCAGGGTTTTTCCTGTCCCAAAACGGGAAGGAAAGTCCCAAAGAGGAGCTTTTCGCCACACTTTCGGCCATTTTTGACCCGGAAGCGGACAAGCCGGGAAGCCCGGCCTCCAGGTTCCCGGCCAGGGCCGACTTTCTGGCCGGGCGCCTGGGGCTTGCGCCCGAAGCCGCGCCCGGAATCCGCTCCCAGGCCTTCGAGGAGATTTTCGCCGCCCTTTCCCCGCAATCGGTGAGCCTGGTTTTCGCATCTTCCTCCATGAACAGCCCGGCCTCCATGTTCGGCCACACCTTTTTGGTGGCGGACACGGCCTCCGGAAGCCGCCTCACGGCTGGCGCGATAAATTACGCCGCCCTCACCGGGGAAACCTTTGGGTTCGGATACGCCGCAAAAGGGCTTCTGGGCTATTACAAGGGCTATTACTCCATGAGCCCCTACCACGAAAAAATCAAGGAATACGCCGACATAGCCCATCGGGACTTGTGGGAATACCCGGCCAATCTCACCCCCCCTGAAATCCGGCGCATGATGGCCCATCTGTATGAACTGAACGGGATTTACTCCGATTATTTTTTTGTGGGCGAGAACTGCTCGCTTGGCCTCCTGTTTCTTCTGGATGCGGCCAGGCCGGGGCTCGATCTTGTCGGGAAGACCGGGGCCATCGTGTTTCCGTCCGACACGGTGAGGATCGCAAAAGAGGCCGGAATGATCGGAGATGGTGTCCTGAGGCCCTCGGCTGCGGAAAAAATGAGGCAAAGGGCGCAGGGCCTTGCGCCCGCCGAAAGGAAGCTCGCCATGGACGCCGCCCGTGGCAGGGTTTCGCCGGAAGCAGTGCTTGCCGACCCGGCCCTTTCCGGCCCGGTCAAGGCCCGCGTGCTGGACCTTGCTGCGGACGCCCTGGGCTATCTCTACACTGCGGAGAAAATCGGAAAGGACGACTATGTTTCGCGCTTCAGGGGCGCGCTTTCCGCAAGAAGCCTCCTCAACGCGGATGATCCCGGCCCTCCGGCGGAGGGGGTAAGAGACGACGAAGGACGGGGCTCGCCGGAGCAGGGCCACCGGGCATCCATGCTGGCTTTCGGCTGGGGCGAACGGGACGGCAAGGGCCTTTTCCGACTGGACATCACCGTTGCGGGCCACGGCCTCACCGACCCGGCCCCCGGCTACCCCTTAGGCAGCCAGGTCCTGGCGGGCAGGCTCGCAATAGAGGCTCCAGAGGACGGCAGCGGTTTATCTCTTGAGCGGCTGGACCTTTTGGACCTGGTTTCCCTGTCGCCCCGTGACGACCTTTTTTCGCCGGTTTCATGGAAAACCCGCGCCGGTTACAAGAAGGCCGTGTCAGGGGACGGAAAGCGCCTTGGAATGGCTGAAATCGAAATAGGAAAGGGCCTGTGTCGGCGCTTTCCCGGCTCCGGCCTTGCCTACGTCTTTCTGGGAGCCCGCGCGGACGCCGGAAAGGGCCTGGACGGGGGCTGGGCCCTGGGGCCCACCCTGGAGGCGGGAATCCTGGCCCGGCCCCTGCCCTTTCTCACCATTCACGTTAAAGGCGGGGCGGCCCGGTTTTTCCCGGACCCGGACCATCACAGGGAGAGCCTTTCCATAGATGCGTCATGGGCGGTTTCCGCCAACGCGGCGGTGGCGGCAGATATCAATTTTTCGCGGGATTACATTTTTTCTGAGACAACGGCGGGCGCTTGTGTCAAAATTTATTTTTGA